A genomic stretch from Thermoprotei archaeon includes:
- a CDS encoding ATPase, T2SS/T4P/T4SS family: protein MKNRFGEMMLGEKNYLLDLSSLTGEGINELCVGGRFSGKVYVHLGFFRIIDAPEEAISYSIILEKLYNFSKDTELFTVELTDYMPKGLSYKDFKENKNHFLINVAKDLGLGIITNDSTLVSMAQSVGIDVIKAPYKSVLPSFTRFFEEDVMSVHLKEGVPPMIKRGKPGEWRLEYINTEPTTRGELEALLREIHEYSVSASESVKEIARSGSLIAQVGHYRVVSTKPPLSDGMEITIVKPLRKLRLNDYRISKRLLERFEKRAEGILIAGAPGMGKTTFAQALAEFYYEKGKIVKTVESPRDMQLPPEITQLSKTYATSEELHDVLLLSRPDYTIYDEMRDTKDFELFTDLRLAGVGMVGVVHATSPIDAVQRFISRVDLGMIPSIIDTVVFIKNGDVEKVYTLETAVKVPHGLTESDLARPVVVVRNAETDEPEYEIYVFGERTFVVPIKKTVSRQYHVAEKQVRRVLGRYMPDDEITLESNSQNKMLIKIPPEYMPMVIGKTRKKIDRISRQTGIQIELMPLE from the coding sequence ATGAAGAATAGGTTCGGAGAAATGATGTTGGGAGAAAAGAATTACTTGTTGGATTTATCCTCGTTGACAGGTGAGGGAATAAATGAGCTATGTGTAGGTGGGCGGTTTTCTGGTAAGGTGTACGTGCATTTGGGTTTCTTTAGGATTATAGATGCGCCTGAAGAGGCCATTTCCTATTCTATCATATTAGAGAAGTTATACAATTTTTCGAAGGATACTGAGCTCTTTACTGTCGAGCTTACTGATTATATGCCTAAAGGGCTTTCTTACAAGGATTTTAAGGAGAATAAGAATCATTTTCTTATAAATGTTGCTAAGGATTTGGGATTGGGTATAATTACGAACGATAGTACTTTGGTATCTATGGCTCAGTCTGTTGGAATAGATGTGATTAAGGCTCCGTATAAGAGTGTTTTACCTTCGTTTACAAGATTTTTCGAGGAAGATGTGATGTCTGTTCATCTTAAAGAGGGTGTTCCGCCTATGATTAAGCGTGGTAAACCTGGTGAGTGGAGGCTTGAGTATATAAATACTGAGCCGACTACTCGTGGTGAATTGGAGGCTTTATTGAGGGAGATTCATGAATATTCGGTGTCTGCATCTGAATCTGTAAAGGAGATTGCAAGGTCTGGGTCGTTGATAGCCCAGGTTGGTCACTATAGGGTGGTGTCTACAAAGCCACCTCTAAGTGATGGAATGGAGATCACGATTGTTAAACCTTTGAGGAAGTTGAGGTTGAATGATTATCGAATTTCTAAGAGGTTGCTTGAGAGGTTTGAGAAGAGGGCTGAGGGTATTCTTATTGCTGGTGCTCCTGGTATGGGTAAGACTACTTTTGCTCAGGCTCTTGCTGAGTTCTACTATGAAAAGGGTAAGATTGTGAAAACTGTGGAGTCTCCTAGGGATATGCAGCTTCCTCCTGAGATAACGCAACTTTCGAAAACTTATGCTACTTCTGAGGAGCTTCATGATGTTCTTTTGCTCTCGAGGCCGGACTATACTATTTATGATGAGATGAGGGATACTAAGGATTTTGAGCTTTTTACGGATCTGAGGTTAGCTGGTGTGGGTATGGTCGGTGTTGTTCATGCTACATCACCTATAGATGCTGTTCAAAGGTTTATTAGTAGAGTTGATTTGGGTATGATTCCATCCATTATTGATACTGTAGTTTTTATAAAGAATGGTGATGTTGAGAAGGTCTATACTCTCGAGACTGCTGTAAAGGTCCCCCACGGACTTACTGAAAGTGACCTTGCAAGACCAGTGGTTGTTGTCAGAAACGCTGAAACTGATGAACCTGAGTATGAAATTTATGTATTTGGTGAGAGAACGTTCGTGGTGCCAATAAAGAAGACTGTGTCGAGACAATACCATGTTGCTGAAAAGCAGGTAAGAAGAGTGTTAGGTCGTTATATGCCTGATGATGAAATAACTCTGGAGAGTAATAGTCA